From the Oncorhynchus nerka isolate Pitt River linkage group LG20, Oner_Uvic_2.0, whole genome shotgun sequence genome, one window contains:
- the LOC115103276 gene encoding LOW QUALITY PROTEIN: metal-response element-binding transcription factor 2-like (The sequence of the model RefSeq protein was modified relative to this genomic sequence to represent the inferred CDS: deleted 2 bases in 1 codon), with translation MRDSTALERLPVHQQKAHSLRQQCKTPVSLTSVHSTEDRHGGDTDTKLGNRFDEGQEVLARWSDGLFYLGTITKINKDKHRCFVVFEDRSKSWVLWKDIQTGDEGGEDMVCTICQDECSEDPNEIVICDKCGQGYHQLCHSPIIDSSLIDTDEKWLCRECVFATTEKGPKALQELKQSLPYSLEDLAWDQGHKTNIQQCYCYCGGPGDWYLKMLQCNRCKQWFHEACIQCFKTPMLYGDRFYLFICSVCSSEPEYLKRLPLRWVDVAHLSLYNMSVIHKKKYFDSELELMTYINDNWEQMQLGELSATPQSDRYESILEALNSNHSMFMSGKEIKKKKHLFGLRIRFPPGPQSSDLLANSGEPERASNEIKIKGRKAIKPLTNTSEVTNGVVKKAKKMKKQGGHSLATLAKRSRSSELLPQDMKPPPPLDTQSLRSSRSDRSLPSSSTSEMESISAVRTTETTSTSLSRQSSLCSSSKTFTGRHWPIAQPPLKRRRGRPRRAPQPPNPEIPPPHQPDPHHLPEPPNPLPGLHSTDIVHGLGQGGQLSHLKSSISSYFGVAGRLECGEKYRILARRVTLDGKVQYLVEWEGVTAS, from the exons AGACTCAACGGCATTAGAGCGCTTGCCGGTCCACCAGCAGAAAGCGCATTCCCTTCGGCAGCAGTGCAAGACGCCAGTGTCCCTGACCAGCGTCCACTCTACCGAGGATAGACATGGAGGGGACACGGACACCAAGCTCGGCAACAGGTTTGACGAGGGACAAGAGGTCCTAGCCCGATGGTCGGATGGGCTGTTTTATTTGGGGACTATCACAAAG ATAAATAAGGACAAGCACCGCTGCTTTGTTGTCTTTGAAGATCGGTCCAAGTCCTGGGTTCTGTGGAAGGACATTCAGACAG GggacgagggaggagaggacatggtCTGCACAATATGCCAGGATGAGTGCTCAGAGGATCCCAACGAGATTGTCATCTGCGACAAGTGTGGACAAG GATACCACCAGCTCTGCCACTCACCCATCATCGACTCCAGCCTGATCGACACCGATGAAAAGTGGCTCTGTAGGGAGTGTGTGTTCGCCACAACAGAG AAGGGTCCCAAAGCACTGCAGGAGCTGAAGCAGTCTCTACCTTATTCCCTAGAGGACCTGGCGTGGGACCAGGGCCACAAGACCAACATCCAGCAATGTTACTGCTACTGTGGAGGGCCTGGAGA ctgGTACCTGAAGATGCTGCAGTGCAACAGGTGTAAGCAGTGGTTCCACGAGGCATGTATCCAGTGTTTTAAGACTCCCATGCTCTATGGAGACAG GTTCTATCTATTTATTTGCTCAGTTTGCAGTAGTGAACCAGAGTACCTCAAACGACTGCCTCTTAGATG GGTGGACGTTGCACACCTGAGCCTCTACAACATGAGTGTGATTCACAAGAAGAAGTACTTTGATTCTGAGCTGGAGCTGATGACTTACATCAACGACAACTGGGAGCAAATGCAGCTTGGGGAG CTTTCAGCCACTCCTCAGTCGGACCGATATGAAAGTATTTTGGAAGCACTGAATAGCAACCACAGCAT GTTCATGTCAGGGAAGGAGATCAAGAAGAAGAAGCACCTCTTTGGGCTGAGGATCCGTTTTCCTCCGGGTCCCCAGAGCTCTGACCTGCTGGCCAACAGTGGGGAGCCAGAGAGGGCCTCCAACGAGATCAAGATCAAAGGCAGGAAGGCTATCAAGCCTCTTACCAACACAAG TGAAGTAACCAAtggcgtggtgaagaaggccaaGAAGATGAAGAAACAGGGAGGTCACTCCCTGGCGACTCTGGCCAAGCGAAGTCGCTCCAGTGAACTCTtgccccag GATATGAAGCCACCACCACCTCTGGATACCCAGTCCTTAAGGAG CAGCAGGAGTGACAGatctcttccctcctccagtacctccGAGATGGAATCCATCAGTGCCGTCCGCACCACTGAAACTACCTCAACTAGCCTCTCCAGACAGTCCAG CTTGTGTAGCTCCAGTAAGACGTTCACGGGTCGCCACTGGCCCATCGCCCAGCCCCCCCTGAAGAGGAGACGGGGCCGGCCACGTCGGGCCCCC CAGCCCCCCAACCCTGAGATCCCCCCTCCTCACCAGCCAGACCCCCACCACCTTCCAGAGCCCCCCAACCCCCTGCCGGGGCTCCACTCCACAGACATAGTGCACGGGCTGGGCCAAGGTGGTCAGCTGTCCCACCTGAAGAGCTCAATCAGTAGCTACTTTGGGGTGGCAGGCCGCCTGGAGTGCGGGGAGAAGTACCGCATCCTAGCTCGCCGGGTCACCCTGGACGGCAAGGTTCAATACCTGGTGGAGTGGGAGGGCGTCACTGCCTCCTAA